One window of Haemorhous mexicanus isolate bHaeMex1 chromosome 16, bHaeMex1.pri, whole genome shotgun sequence genomic DNA carries:
- the LOC132334739 gene encoding zinc finger protein 239-like yields the protein MPQDTEAEQELSMESREDKSPRQNLAAEAVLSGSMAQEPNGEEKPRRSRTRRGCKRRWQGSEGERASLGREGGQRWSQSSELVLHEQLHVGEKPHRCMECGKSFSRSSNLIKHQRIHTGEWPYKCGECGKCFRQSSSLILHQRIHTGEWPHECGECGRSFRWSSYLISHQRTHTGERPYECDQCRKRFHTSSDLLVHQRTHTQERPFRCPDCGQGFRQNSHLVRHRRIHTGERPHECGECGKSFRRSSTLISHQRIHTGEKPYTCSKCGKSFSQHSNLLVHQKIHTGERPYKCSKCGKRFQSRSCLLRHYQVHTEERPFLCPDCGKGFRGNSTLINHQQIHTGERPYECPQCGKSFSSSSALTKHRQRHH from the exons atgccccaggacactgaggcag agcaggagctgagcatggagagcagggaggacaaatccccacGGCAGAACCTGGCAGCAGAGGCCGTTTTGAGCGGCTCCATGGCGCAGGAACCCaacggggaggaaaagccccggAGATCCCGcacgaggaggggctgcaaacgcAGATGGCAgggatctgagggggaaagagccagcctgggccggGAAGGCGGCCAGAGATGGAGCCAGAGCTcggagctggtgctgcatgaGCAGCTCCATGTTGGGGAGAAGCCCCACAGGTGCatggagtgtgggaagagcttcagccggaGCTCCAACCTGATCAAGcaccagaggatccacactggggaatggccctacaagtgtggggagtgtgggaagtgcttcaggcagagctccagcctgatcctgcaccagaggatccacactggggaatgGCCCCatgagtgtggggagtgtgggaggAGCTTCAGGTGGAGCTCTTACCTGATCAGTCAccagaggacccacactggggaacggccctacgagtgtgatcAATGCAGGAAGAGGTTTCACACCAGCTCTGATCTCCTCGTGCACCAGCGCACGCACACAcaggagaggcccttccgctgccccgactGCGGGCAGGGCTTCAGGCAGAACTCCCATCTTGTCAGGCACCgacgcatccacactggggagaggccccacgagtgtggggaatgtgggaagagcttcaggagGAGCTCCACCCTGATCAGCCACCagcgcatccacactggggagaagcCCTATACGTGTTccaagtgtgggaagagcttcagccagcATTCCAACCTGCTTGTCCACCAaaagatccacactggggagaggccctacaaGTGTTccaagtgtgggaagaggtttcagagcAGATCCTGTCTCCTCCGGCACTATCAGGTTCACACAGAAGAGAggcccttcctctgccctgacTGTGGGAAGGGATTCAGGGGCAACTCCACCCTCATCAACCACCAGCaaatccacactggggagaggccctacgagtgtccccagtgtgggaagagcttctccagcagctctgcgTTGACCAAACACCGACAGAGGCACCACTAA